The following nucleotide sequence is from Paenibacillus andongensis.
TTAATGTGAACATGCACGATTTGCTCGGCGCGAAGCTTCTCAATATCGGCCACCGTTAGCCCGTTCGTGTACCAATGGTACGCGTCGAACAATAAGCCAACATTGCTCTCGCCAATGGCGTCGATCCAATCCAACGTCTCATCCAGCGTCCAGATGAACGGATGCTTCCAACGGGTACGTAGATGATGCGGACCCACGAACTCTAGTCCAAGACGGATGCCGTAGGCACCTAGGATTTGAGCACAAGTACGCAGTCTGCGTGTGGCTAACGCCATGAAATGCGCAGCGCCCAAATCTGTTGAAGGCAACACGTACGTGCAGCAGCTCGTACATCCTAGCGCAGCAGCAGCGGCTGCCGCCTGTGTCAGCTTCGGCAAGTCTACACGGAAAGTCTCTTCCGTCCCTCGCCATTCAACCGGCAAACCGATGGAACCAATGACGAGGCCATGTTTATGAAGCAGCTCACGTGCCCCAGCTACACTGTAGCTCTCTACTAGACCAAGCGCGTCGATATCGACGGCCTCGAAGCCATATTTTGCCGCCAACTCTATGAATTGTTCATTACTTTCAAGCTTGCCGAGTCCAGCCCCTGTTAATCCTCTAAGCATGGTAATCCCTCCAAGTGTGATGTTATTCGTTCCAGTTCAGCTTCACTTCATTCCCAGTTCGTGAAGATTCGTAAATGGCATCGAGAATAAGATTGTTCGTATAGCCGGAGAGTGCCGATGTAATCGGTTGTTTACCTTCGCGAATGCAATCTAGGAAATGGAGGCTAAGGCGCAGACGTTCACCCTCATCATCATCCGGTTTCTTCAGATCGGTCTCGATCGCTTTGTTAAACTTCTCCGTTAACAGCTTACCGTTAGCTCCGCGATAGCTTGCTCCGCCTTCTGTTCCCATCAGGTGAACGAACGGTGTATTGTCCGTATCCATATGTACGGCCCAGCTTACTTCCAGCGTCAGCGTGCTGCCATCTTCCATGCGAATCAAAGCAGTAGCCAAATCTTCGACGTCGTACGTACCGTTCCAGTTTGGCGTACCCCATGTTCCGATTCCTTTGCGGCGAGGCCCGAATTCGGCATACGTAGCGCCCGATACTGACACTGGCTTCGGATTCCCCATCAAGTAGAGGGCAAGATCCAACATATGAACGCCAATATCAATCAGCGGACCTCCGCCCGACTCCTCCATTTTCGTAAACCAAGTGCCCCAACCGGGAATACCCTTGCGGCGGAACCAACCTGTTTTCGCTGTATAAATTTTGCCTAGCTCGCCGGCATCGACCTGCTCCTTGATCTGAAGCGGAACGGATTCCCAGCGCATTTGGTGGCCGATCATGACGACTTTATCTGATGCTTGACTGGCCTTATAAATTTGTTTGGCCGCTTCCGCGTTGATACCCATTGGCTTCTCAATCAGCACATGCTTGCCCGCTTCAATCGCTTGAACAGCAAGCGAAGCATGGTGCATATTAGGCACGCCGATAATAACAGCGTCTACATTTGCACT
It contains:
- a CDS encoding sugar phosphate isomerase/epimerase family protein, with the translated sequence MLRGLTGAGLGKLESNEQFIELAAKYGFEAVDIDALGLVESYSVAGARELLHKHGLVIGSIGLPVEWRGTEETFRVDLPKLTQAAAAAAALGCTSCCTYVLPSTDLGAAHFMALATRRLRTCAQILGAYGIRLGLEFVGPHHLRTRWKHPFIWTLDETLDWIDAIGESNVGLLFDAYHWYTNGLTVADIEKLRAEQIVHVHINDAPDVPVEEVLDNARLYPGEGVIDLVGFLQGLQRIGYKGAVSQEILTAAPPTESPESLVQRSKAGFDKVYAAAGI
- a CDS encoding Gfo/Idh/MocA family protein, which translates into the protein MGSVNKIRVGIIGAGNIGGVHIREFSKLGNLCEITAITDAYLPLAEARAQEHGIAYVPATPEELIQSANVDAVIIGVPNMHHASLAVQAIEAGKHVLIEKPMGINAEAAKQIYKASQASDKVVMIGHQMRWESVPLQIKEQVDAGELGKIYTAKTGWFRRKGIPGWGTWFTKMEESGGGPLIDIGVHMLDLALYLMGNPKPVSVSGATYAEFGPRRKGIGTWGTPNWNGTYDVEDLATALIRMEDGSTLTLEVSWAVHMDTDNTPFVHLMGTEGGASYRGANGKLLTEKFNKAIETDLKKPDDDEGERLRLSLHFLDCIREGKQPITSALSGYTNNLILDAIYESSRTGNEVKLNWNE